CGCGCCACGGCCGTCAGACGCAGCTTGGCGAGGTCCAGAAAGTTCTGGACCTCGGGCGTCGGCACGCCGAAGCGCTTGCGCATATCGCGTTCGATTCGCGACAGGGCCGGCAGGGTCCTGGCTTCTGACAGGCGACCGTAGAAGGCAATGCGGTCATCTTCGCTCCCAAAGTACTCGGGTGTCAGGCGGGCATTCACCGGCAGATCGATGCTGACTGACTCGGGCACCGTGAGGGTCTCCCCTTTCAGTTTGGCGACCGCTTCGGCCAGCAGCTCGGTGTACACCTCGATCGACACAGCCTGCACGTGGCCGTGCTGCTCTTCACCCAGGATGTTGCCGACGCCCCGAATCTCCATGTCCTTTTCGGCCAGCTTGTGTCCACTGCCGAGGTCCTGCAAGTCAGCGATGGCGAACAGGCGCCTCGAGGCATTCTCGGTGATGCGCGGCGGGTAAAACATGTACGCGTAGGCCTCCTGGGCACGCCGGCCCACCCGGCCTCGCAACTGGTACAGCTGCGCGAGCCCCAGCCGGTCGGCCCGCTCGATCAAGATAGTGTTGGCTTCAGGAATGTCAAGGCCCGTCTCGACGATGGTGGTCGCGAGCAGCACGTCGAACGCGCCTTCCTCAAAGCCCATCATGATTTCCTCGAGCGCCTCCTCGGGCATCTGACCGTGCGCTACGCCCACGCGCGCTTCCGGAACGAGGTTGCGGAGGTACAGAGAGCGCGAGCCGATGCTGGCAACCCGGTCGTGAATATAGAACACCTTGCCGCCCCGCTCGATCTCCGAGACGATCGCGTCGCGAATGGTCATGGGTTCGTAGGGTGCCAGCACCGTCCGGATGGGCTTGCGGCCCTTGGGTGGCGTCTGGATGGCGCTCATGTCGCGCAGACCCACCATGCTCATGTACAGCGTGCGCGGAATGGGCGTGGCCGACAGCGACAGCATGTCCACCGCGACGCTTCCCTCGGGAATTTCCAGCCTGCTGTTTTTGGTCGTTTCCTTTTCGGGCCGCGACGCTTCCGGCAAGCCGCGCAGCGCCTTGAGCTTTTCCTTCTGCACCACACCGAACCGGTGCTCCTCGTCCACGACGATCATTCCGAGGTCCTTGAAGCGGATGTCCTGCGACAGCAGCCGGTGCGTGCCGATGACGATGTCGACTTTTCCGGCGGCGAGGTCTTTCAAAATGGCGCTTTCCTGCTTGGCAGGCGTGAAGCGTGACAAGCCCTCGACGCGCACCGGCAGGTCCTTGAAGCGCGCGTGAAAGGTAGCAGTGTGCTGCTCGGCCAGCAGGGTGGTAGGCACCAGAATGGCGACCTGTTTGCCGTGACCCACCACCCGGTGCGCGGCCCGCAGCGCCACCTCGGTCTTGCCGAAGCCCACGTCCCCCGCGATCAGGCGGTCCATGGGATACGACGCTTCCAGGTCCTTGAAGGTGTCGCGCAGCGCCGTGACCTGATCCTCGGTCAGCTCGAACTGAAAGTTCTGCTCGATCATGGCGTCCCACTCGGGAATTGGCATGAAGGCAGTGCCGGGCGTAATCTGGCGTGCGGCGTACTGCACCAGCAGACGTGCCGCGAGTTCCTCGGCGCTTTTGCGGGCCCGTTCGCGTGCCTTGGACCAGTCTTTTTTGTCGAGGCTCGACAAGTTGGGCGGATCGTCGGTCGTGCCCGGGTGGCGGCGCAAAATGGGCAGCAGTTCGATGGGCAGGTACAGCTTGGCACTGTTCTTGTACTCCAGGTGCAGGTAGTCGCGGGCCACCCCCAGCACCGTGCGTGTCTCCAGGCCCTTGAACTCACCGATCCCGTGCTCCGGATGAATCAGGTAATCGCCCACCTGCAGACCCAGCGCGTCGGCAACCGGCTTGCCCGAGAGCTTCTTGCCGCGCAGCGCGCTGCCTCCCTGAAAGCCGTACACGAGGTCCTCGGTCAGGACCACAATCTTCTCATCGGGAACTTCAAAGCCGCCCTCGCCCATCGCCCGCAGAAAGCCCAGCTCGCCCTCCCGCACACGAGGAGTACTGAGCCACTTCGGCTCGGCGCCCTGCAGCAGCTTTTCGGTCAGGTATGCGGCGGTGCGGTCATGGCGCACCAGCATCAAGACCCGGTATCCCTGGGCCTTCCAGCGATCCACGTCCGAGGCGAACTCCGAGAGCTTGGCACGGTAAAACGGCAGCGTCCGGATCGGCAATGTGCCATCGGGCAGCTCCAGGGGTGCGCGCCCGAAGCTGGTAATTTCCCGTCCGGCCAGGAGCGCCCAGAGTGTCTCAAGCTGCGGACCCAGTGCCGAGCCGTAAAACTCGGGACTGTCCAGAAATATCCGCCCGGGGAGCAGCTCCAGCCGGGTGGCGTCCCACTTCACGTCGCTGAGGTACCCTTCAGCGGGGGGCAGGACGAAGCGGTCGAGCCTGCTTCCCGGTTGCCCGTTTTCGTCGAGTTCGCGCAGCGTGTCGAGTTCGTCACCAAAGAACTCGGCGCGCACGCGCGGTCCGCTGACCGGGCGCAACTCGACGCTGTCGCCACGCAACACGTAGCCAGTGTCCTCGTCGCGCTCGTAACCCAGGCGTTCGAGCTTGGCGAGCAGTTCCTGGCGGGGATAAGACGCGCCCAGTCGGAAATCCAGCGCGTGCGCGTCGGGGTCGCGTGGAAAGAGATCAAGTGCCGTCACGACATCAAGCACCACATGCTGCGGACGCGCACCCCACTCCCGCAAGCCGGGATTGAGACCGACTGGCGCGCCCAGCGCCCCTGCGCTGGCGTACAGTTCAGCGCGTTCGGGCGTGGTCAGCAGCACTGCTGGGCCACGGTGCGCCGAAAAAAGGGCCGCACGTGCCACCTGCGGCAACATCAGGAAGGTGCCGGTCGTCACCTGTGGGACGAGGGCGTTCAGGGGCTGGGTTGCGCTGGTCACTGCACCCTCCCCCGCCGGGCTGGCCGAGGAACGGGCGCTTCGGCGTTCTTTCGGGCCAGGCGTACAGAAGTCCGCCAAGAGGTCATGCTCGACCGCCAGGGTCGAGGGCAGGGACGCGTCGCGTCCCGAAGGATCAAGCCAGTCACAGGGGAATTCTAAAGCGAGAGCGCGTTCGGGACATGCGACGAATGGACGATGAAGGCCAGCAATTCTCGGGGCGTGAGCGTGCCATTCGTCATCTGCTGGCCCCGTCATTTTCTGAGGAATGTTAGAATGTTCCGATGCGTTCCGTGAAACTCGCTCCCAGCCTCCTTTCCTGTGACTTTCTCCGCCTGGGCGAAGAGCTGCGTTCCATCGAACAGGGCGGCGGCGAATACGTCCACGTCGACGTGATGGACGGCGTCTTCGTCCCCAACCTCTCGTTCGGCCTGCCGATTCTGGCCGCCGCCCGCCGCGCGACCAACTTGTTTCTCGACGTGCACCTGATGATCGAGGCCCCCGAACGCTATCTCGCTGATTTCGCCGCAGCAGGAGCCGACGGCATCACCGTACACGCCGAGTCCACCAGACACCTGCACCGGGCCGTCTCGCAGATCCGGGAGCTCGGCAAACGCGCCGGAGTGGTTGTGAATCCGGGCACGCCGCTGGCACACCTGCAACCGGTTTTGGCCGACGTGGATCTCGTCTTGCTCATGAGCGTCAATCCCGGCTTCGGCGGCCAGAAATTCATTCCCGCGACCTTCGAGCGCCTCCGCACCGTACGCAGCTGGCTGGACGCCCTGGGTTCGCCTGCCGAGCTGCAGGTCGACGGCGGGGTCAGTGCCGCCAATGCGCGTGAGCTCGCTCAGGCGGGCGCGACAGTGCTCGTCGCGGGCAGCGCGGTGTTCGGCCCCGACGGAGCCGAGATGGGCCTTCGCCGCCTGAGAGAGTCCCTGTAATGCGACTGCGGGTCGATCTGTTACCGCACGGCGACTACCCTGACACGGTGTTGGTGGTGGACGTACTGCGGGCCACGACCACTGCCGGGGTGTACCTGGAGCGCGGAGCACGGAGCCTGTTGCTGACTGCCTCGCCCGAACGCGCCCTGGAGCTGCGCAGCTCAGGCGAGAACCGCGAAGGGCCGTCCGAAAGCAGTGCAAACGTGTTGCTCGGGGGTGAGCGCGGCGGCCTCCCCATTCCGGGATTTGACTTCGGCAACTCCCCTGTCGAAGCGGACTCCCAGAATTTCACCGGCAAAGTCATCGTGATGAATACAACCAATGGTACAGGAGCCGCCCACGTTGCTGCCGCGACCGGCAAGCGCGTGCTCCTGGCCAGCTTGCGCAACGCCCACGCGGCGGCGCGCCGGGCACGCGCGCTTGCAGTCGAGGAGATCGCCATCGTCTGCGCGGGCAGCAACGGCCGTGCCAGCCTGGAAGACATCTACACCGCCGGGGTGCTGTGCGAGTACCTGATGTCCATGGGTGAGGCAGGCATCGACGACGGCGCGCGCATTGCCTTGACGGTGCGGCGCAATGCCAGCGATCCCCTGGAAGCCCTGTCGAGCAGCGCCCACGGGGTGGTGCTGAGCCGTCTGGGTCTGGGAGAAGATGTACGCTTCAGTGCCCGCCCCAGCGAATCCACGCTGGTTCCCGTGCTCGCCGAAACGCAGGACACCGAGGGCGCACTGCGTTTCGTGACGGGCTGAGGCTTTTCCTGAGCCGCCCGGGTCAGGCGCGGGTCAGTTCGCGTACCCCTTCGGGCGTAGCGACAAACGCCCGTTCGGCCATGCCCAGGAACAGGCCAGTTTCGACAACACCTGCGGTCAACTTGAGATCGCGCGCGAGCGCGGACGCGTCGTCGATTCGCGCAAACCGCGCGTCGAAGATCAGGTTGCCGTTATCAGTCACGAAATGCTCACCTCCCCGCGAGCGCAGTTCGCCCCCGGCACCCAGATCCCGCAGACGTTCCAGGGTGCTTGCCACGCCAAAGCGCACGATCTCGACAGGGATCGGGGCTTTTTCACCGATGCGCTTCACCAGCTTGGTGTGATCGGCGATGATCACCAGCCGGTGCGCACGCAGTTCGAGCAGCTTCTCGCGGGTGAGGGCGCCGCCCAGCCCCTTGATCAGGTCGAGGTTCGGCGCGATCTCGTCGGCACCGTCGATCGCCACATCGAACTGCTGGCAGTCGAACTCCTCGACCGGCACGCCCACCTCACGGGCCAGTTGCTCGCTGGCGTTCGAGGTCGCTACACCGATGATGCCGGTCAACTCTCCGCTGCTGATCTTGCGGCCTAGTTCCTCTATCGCGTATTTGGCGGTCGAGCCGGTGCCGAGCCCGACGCACATGCCGCTCTCGACCAGCGCAACCGCACGCAGCGCCGCTTCCTTCTTGAGGGCCTCGAGGTCAGCCACGGCGCGCTTTGTGTTCCCGAAGCTCGCGCAGCACGGCGTCAGCGTGACCGTCGACTTTCACGTTGCTCCAAACCTTCACCAGGGTTCCATCGGGCGCGATCAGAAAGGTCGAACGCTTGAGTCCTTCGCTCACCTTGCCGTACAGGTTTTTGGTGCCCCAGGCTCCGATGGTGCGGATGAACGTGGCGTCGGGGTCGGACACCAGAGGAAAATTCAGGCTGAATTTCTGCGCGAAGCCCGCGTGGCTCTCCGCGTCGTCGCGGCTGAGCCCCAGGATGGCCGCGCCCTCGGCGCGCAACTCAGCGTGATCGCGGAAATCACAGGCTTCTTTGGTACAGCCCGGTGTGTCGTCTTTGGGGTAGACATACAGCACGAGGTAGCGACCACGGTAATCGGCGAGACGATGCAGGTGATTATCGGCGTCGGGCAATGCGAAGTCCGGGAATGGCTGACCCGCCTGCAATGCAGCTTCTTGTGTCATGCGCGGAGCATAACAAAGACCCCCGCGAAGGTAAAAACCCCGGCGCGCGGGCCTTTGTGAGAAACCTCCAAGCGCCGCGCGCTTCATGAGCGCTCTTTGTACTGCTCTTAAGATTCCTCGCTATGCTGTGTCTCGTGAATCTCGCGCCGTACATCGACCACACGCTTCTGAAACCCACTGCCACACCTGCCGACATTGTCACGTTGTGCCAGGAAGCGCGCGAGCATTTCTTCAAAGCTGTCTGCGTCAATCCGGTGTACATTCCCCTCGCTCAGGCCGAACTGTCCGGCTCACCCGTGCTGATCGCCACCGTATGCGGCTTTCCGCTGGGTGCCGTGCTGTCCACCCAGAAAGCCGCCGAGGCAGCCGCCAGTGTAAATGCCGGGGCGCATGAAGTCGACATGGTCATTCACGTGGGCGCCGCCCTGGCGAACGACTGGAACACCGTAGGTGCGGACATCCGTGCCGTCCGTGACGCCACCGAAGGAGCAGTGCTCAAGGTCATTATCGAAACCTGCTTTCTGAGCGACGAGCAGAAGGTCCGCGCCTCCGAAGCCGCCCTGAGTGCCGGAGCTGACTTTGTGAAGACCTCCACGGGGTTCGGTCCGGGCGGCGCGACGCTCGGTGACGTGCGCCTGATGAAGCGTGTGGCAGGAGACACCGCCCTGATCAAGGCGGCGGGCGGCATTCGCACACGCGCCGACGCCGAAGCGATGATTCAGGCGGGCGCGGCCCGCCTGGGCACCTCGGGTGGGGTCGCCATCGTGTCCGGTCAGGAGCACCGGGTCGGCTACTGAGTTCGGCATAGGCTGCCAGACAACGAAGGGAAGCGTGTGATGGAACTGATACTGGCTTCGGGAAGTCCCCGGCGGCGCGAATTGCTGTCGCGGCTGGGCCTGTCGTTTCGCGTGTTCACGGCCCATACCGAAGAGGTTTCAAAACACCAAGAGCCTGGGGAAGTCGCCCGCGATCTCGCCTGCCAGAAAGCGCAGGCGGTGGCCGAGCTCGCGCCGGAGGCGGTGATCATCGCGGCCGACACCGTGGTCGCGCTTGATAGACAGTTGCTCGGCAAGCCGCATGACAAAAACGAGAACGCGCGCTTCCTGGAAATGCTCTCGGGCAAGACGCATACGGTGCACACCGGGGTGGCCGTACTGTCACCTGCCTTTCAGAAGAGCGTCGTTCAGGCAACCCAGGTGACCTTTCGCACACTCACGCCCGCCGAGGTCCGCTGGTACGCCCAGAGCGGAGAAGGGCTCGACAAGGCCGGTGGTTACGGCATTCAGGAGCTCGGTCTCGCCCTCG
The Deinococcus peraridilitoris DSM 19664 genome window above contains:
- a CDS encoding peroxiredoxin — protein: MTQEAALQAGQPFPDFALPDADNHLHRLADYRGRYLVLYVYPKDDTPGCTKEACDFRDHAELRAEGAAILGLSRDDAESHAGFAQKFSLNFPLVSDPDATFIRTIGAWGTKNLYGKVSEGLKRSTFLIAPDGTLVKVWSNVKVDGHADAVLRELREHKARRG
- the rpiA gene encoding ribose 5-phosphate isomerase A; its protein translation is MADLEALKKEAALRAVALVESGMCVGLGTGSTAKYAIEELGRKISSGELTGIIGVATSNASEQLAREVGVPVEEFDCQQFDVAIDGADEIAPNLDLIKGLGGALTREKLLELRAHRLVIIADHTKLVKRIGEKAPIPVEIVRFGVASTLERLRDLGAGGELRSRGGEHFVTDNGNLIFDARFARIDDASALARDLKLTAGVVETGLFLGMAERAFVATPEGVRELTRA
- a CDS encoding 2-phosphosulfolactate phosphatase; translated protein: MRLRVDLLPHGDYPDTVLVVDVLRATTTAGVYLERGARSLLLTASPERALELRSSGENREGPSESSANVLLGGERGGLPIPGFDFGNSPVEADSQNFTGKVIVMNTTNGTGAAHVAAATGKRVLLASLRNAHAAARRARALAVEEIAIVCAGSNGRASLEDIYTAGVLCEYLMSMGEAGIDDGARIALTVRRNASDPLEALSSSAHGVVLSRLGLGEDVRFSARPSESTLVPVLAETQDTEGALRFVTG
- a CDS encoding Maf family protein; this encodes MELILASGSPRRRELLSRLGLSFRVFTAHTEEVSKHQEPGEVARDLACQKAQAVAELAPEAVIIAADTVVALDRQLLGKPHDKNENARFLEMLSGKTHTVHTGVAVLSPAFQKSVVQATQVTFRTLTPAEVRWYAQSGEGLDKAGGYGIQELGLALVERVEGDYSNVVGFPMPRVIDLLRRAGVPVLQEPL
- a CDS encoding DEAD/DEAH box helicase; translation: MTSATQPLNALVPQVTTGTFLMLPQVARAALFSAHRGPAVLLTTPERAELYASAGALGAPVGLNPGLREWGARPQHVVLDVVTALDLFPRDPDAHALDFRLGASYPRQELLAKLERLGYERDEDTGYVLRGDSVELRPVSGPRVRAEFFGDELDTLRELDENGQPGSRLDRFVLPPAEGYLSDVKWDATRLELLPGRIFLDSPEFYGSALGPQLETLWALLAGREITSFGRAPLELPDGTLPIRTLPFYRAKLSEFASDVDRWKAQGYRVLMLVRHDRTAAYLTEKLLQGAEPKWLSTPRVREGELGFLRAMGEGGFEVPDEKIVVLTEDLVYGFQGGSALRGKKLSGKPVADALGLQVGDYLIHPEHGIGEFKGLETRTVLGVARDYLHLEYKNSAKLYLPIELLPILRRHPGTTDDPPNLSSLDKKDWSKARERARKSAEELAARLLVQYAARQITPGTAFMPIPEWDAMIEQNFQFELTEDQVTALRDTFKDLEASYPMDRLIAGDVGFGKTEVALRAAHRVVGHGKQVAILVPTTLLAEQHTATFHARFKDLPVRVEGLSRFTPAKQESAILKDLAAGKVDIVIGTHRLLSQDIRFKDLGMIVVDEEHRFGVVQKEKLKALRGLPEASRPEKETTKNSRLEIPEGSVAVDMLSLSATPIPRTLYMSMVGLRDMSAIQTPPKGRKPIRTVLAPYEPMTIRDAIVSEIERGGKVFYIHDRVASIGSRSLYLRNLVPEARVGVAHGQMPEEALEEIMMGFEEGAFDVLLATTIVETGLDIPEANTILIERADRLGLAQLYQLRGRVGRRAQEAYAYMFYPPRITENASRRLFAIADLQDLGSGHKLAEKDMEIRGVGNILGEEQHGHVQAVSIEVYTELLAEAVAKLKGETLTVPESVSIDLPVNARLTPEYFGSEDDRIAFYGRLSEARTLPALSRIERDMRKRFGVPTPEVQNFLDLAKLRLTAVARRVLSIGDSMTHLQVTFAYKALDYDAAGLRNFPHKTEVVPFPPSVRLEKRGLKPDDYPHLLIELLGYFG
- the rpe gene encoding ribulose-phosphate 3-epimerase — translated: MRSVKLAPSLLSCDFLRLGEELRSIEQGGGEYVHVDVMDGVFVPNLSFGLPILAAARRATNLFLDVHLMIEAPERYLADFAAAGADGITVHAESTRHLHRAVSQIRELGKRAGVVVNPGTPLAHLQPVLADVDLVLLMSVNPGFGGQKFIPATFERLRTVRSWLDALGSPAELQVDGGVSAANARELAQAGATVLVAGSAVFGPDGAEMGLRRLRESL
- the deoC gene encoding deoxyribose-phosphate aldolase, whose product is MLCLVNLAPYIDHTLLKPTATPADIVTLCQEAREHFFKAVCVNPVYIPLAQAELSGSPVLIATVCGFPLGAVLSTQKAAEAAASVNAGAHEVDMVIHVGAALANDWNTVGADIRAVRDATEGAVLKVIIETCFLSDEQKVRASEAALSAGADFVKTSTGFGPGGATLGDVRLMKRVAGDTALIKAAGGIRTRADAEAMIQAGAARLGTSGGVAIVSGQEHRVGY